A region from the Saccharomonospora azurea NA-128 genome encodes:
- the ribD gene encoding bifunctional diaminohydroxyphosphoribosylaminopyrimidine deaminase/5-amino-6-(5-phosphoribosylamino)uracil reductase RibD, with protein sequence MNTSAASSAGDPVRAAMETALALGDDVRGATSPNPPVGAVILDADGRVVGTGATQPPPGPHAEVMALREAGERAVGGTAVVTLEPCSHHGRTPPCTRALLDAGVAAVYFAVPDPHPAASGGAEVLRAAGVEVGSGLLAEQVAGGPLRAWLHRERTGRPHVTWKYAASLDGRVAAADGTSRWISGPVSRAEVHAMRERMDAVVVGTGTVLADDPWLTVRRDDGGLAPRQPLRVVVGTRGIPGGARVLDSATETVVFATRDPDEVLAGLAERGIVDVLLEGGPTLAGAFVRANRVDRVVAYVAPSLLGAGPAALGEAGVSTITEAHRWRVEGVTMSGEDVRISAVPVTGEGGD encoded by the coding sequence GTGAACACGTCGGCAGCCTCGTCGGCCGGCGACCCCGTGCGGGCGGCGATGGAGACCGCGCTCGCCCTCGGCGACGACGTGCGCGGCGCCACCAGCCCGAACCCGCCCGTGGGGGCGGTGATCCTCGACGCGGACGGACGGGTGGTCGGCACGGGTGCCACCCAACCTCCACCCGGCCCGCACGCCGAGGTGATGGCGTTGCGCGAGGCGGGTGAGCGGGCTGTCGGCGGTACCGCCGTGGTCACGTTGGAACCGTGTTCGCATCACGGCAGGACTCCTCCGTGCACGCGGGCGTTGCTCGACGCCGGTGTGGCCGCGGTCTACTTCGCCGTGCCCGATCCGCATCCCGCCGCGTCGGGCGGTGCGGAGGTGCTGCGCGCGGCCGGGGTGGAGGTCGGGTCCGGGCTGCTGGCCGAGCAGGTCGCGGGCGGGCCCCTGCGGGCGTGGTTGCACCGCGAACGCACCGGGCGGCCGCACGTCACGTGGAAGTACGCCGCGAGCCTCGACGGCCGGGTCGCCGCCGCCGACGGCACCAGCCGGTGGATCTCGGGGCCGGTGTCGCGCGCGGAGGTGCACGCGATGCGCGAGCGGATGGACGCCGTCGTGGTGGGCACCGGCACCGTGCTCGCCGACGACCCGTGGTTGACGGTGCGCCGCGACGACGGTGGACTCGCGCCGCGGCAGCCACTGCGTGTGGTGGTGGGCACACGCGGCATACCCGGCGGCGCGCGGGTGTTGGACAGCGCAACGGAGACCGTGGTGTTCGCCACCCGGGATCCCGACGAGGTGCTGGCGGGGCTCGCGGAGCGCGGGATCGTGGATGTGCTGCTGGAAGGTGGTCCGACGTTGGCCGGAGCGTTCGTGCGGGCGAACCGGGTCGACCGGGTCGTCGCCTACGTCGCGCCGTCGCTGTTGGGCGCCGGACCCGCTGCCCTGGGGGAGGCCGGAGTGTCGACCATCACCGAAGCACACCGCTGGCGGGTCGAAGGAGTCACCATGAGCGGTGAGGACGTGCGAATTTCCGCCGTTCCGGTCACGGGCGAGGGAGGCGACTAG
- the rpe gene encoding ribulose-phosphate 3-epimerase, whose protein sequence is MIAPSILSADFASLGTEIDAIAGPGDGRADWVHVDVMDGHFVPNLTIGLPVVESLRKRTDLPLDCHLMIEDPDRWAPGYAEVGAHNVTVHVEAARDPVMLAKNLRAAGAKAGLSIKPNTPLEDHLDTLRHYDTLLVMSVEPGFGGQAFIPEVLDKVRTARRLVDTGHLTLLVEIDGGINSDTIEQAAEAGVDCFVAGSAVYGADDPARAVAALRDQARAARAR, encoded by the coding sequence ATGATCGCTCCCAGCATTCTGTCCGCCGACTTCGCGAGTCTCGGCACGGAGATCGACGCCATCGCCGGACCCGGTGACGGCCGGGCCGACTGGGTGCACGTGGACGTGATGGACGGCCACTTCGTGCCCAACCTCACCATCGGCCTTCCCGTGGTCGAGTCGCTGCGCAAGCGCACGGACCTCCCACTGGACTGCCATCTGATGATCGAGGACCCCGACCGCTGGGCTCCCGGCTACGCGGAGGTGGGCGCGCACAACGTGACCGTGCACGTCGAGGCCGCTCGCGACCCGGTGATGCTCGCCAAGAACCTGCGGGCCGCAGGGGCGAAGGCGGGGCTGTCGATCAAGCCCAACACGCCGCTCGAAGATCACCTCGACACGCTGCGGCACTACGACACCCTGCTGGTGATGTCGGTGGAGCCCGGGTTCGGCGGGCAGGCGTTCATCCCCGAGGTGCTCGACAAGGTGCGCACGGCGCGCAGGCTCGTCGACACGGGGCACCTGACCCTGCTCGTGGAGATCGACGGCGGGATCAACTCCGACACCATCGAGCAGGCCGCCGAGGCCGGGGTCGACTGCTTCGTCGCCGGGTCCGCCGTCTACGGCGCCGACGACCCGGCCCGGGCCGTCGCCGCGTTGCGCGACCAGGCGAGGGCGGCCCGCGCGCGGTGA
- a CDS encoding DMT family transporter: protein MAGVTQLLSRTGRPRSDSTKAALAALVTMVLWSSAFVGIRAIGDVLSPAPLALLRLAVASVTLTVLITLSARRLPPLPRGRTSWLLVLAYGVLWLCCYTVALNAAELHLDAGTAALLVNIAPLLVTFGAGAFLGEGFPRPLLLGGAVGMSGIVIIGLGTESEGDWIGVVLCVLAAVLYATGVLIQKKALVIVDATAITWLGCLIGTAVLLPWTPQLVTELAAAPTSAVLGAVYLGVFPTAIGFSTWAYALKRTDAGKLSVSTYAVPALSVVLSWVLLDEIPTAYGLVGGAVCLAGVAVSRYRPRRTTASADPLDAESPAA, encoded by the coding sequence ATGGCAGGTGTGACACAGCTGCTCTCCCGCACCGGACGTCCCCGATCCGACAGCACGAAGGCGGCCCTCGCCGCGCTCGTCACCATGGTGCTGTGGTCGTCGGCCTTCGTGGGCATCCGCGCCATCGGCGACGTGCTCTCCCCCGCCCCGCTCGCGTTGCTGCGCCTCGCGGTGGCCTCCGTGACGCTCACGGTGCTGATCACGCTCAGCGCCCGCCGCCTGCCACCGCTGCCCCGCGGCCGCACGTCCTGGCTACTCGTCCTCGCCTACGGCGTGCTCTGGTTGTGCTGCTACACCGTCGCGCTGAACGCCGCCGAGCTGCACCTCGACGCGGGCACGGCCGCGCTGCTGGTCAACATCGCGCCGCTGCTCGTCACCTTCGGCGCCGGCGCCTTCCTCGGCGAGGGATTCCCGCGCCCGCTGCTGCTCGGCGGCGCCGTCGGGATGAGCGGCATCGTCATCATCGGCCTGGGCACCGAGAGCGAGGGCGACTGGATCGGCGTCGTCCTGTGCGTGCTCGCCGCGGTGCTGTACGCGACGGGCGTCCTCATCCAGAAGAAGGCTCTGGTGATCGTCGACGCCACCGCCATCACCTGGCTGGGCTGCCTCATCGGCACCGCGGTCCTGCTGCCCTGGACGCCGCAGCTCGTCACCGAACTCGCCGCCGCACCGACGTCGGCCGTCCTCGGTGCCGTCTACCTCGGGGTCTTCCCCACCGCCATCGGGTTCAGCACCTGGGCCTACGCGCTCAAGCGCACCGACGCGGGCAAGCTCAGTGTCTCCACCTACGCCGTGCCCGCGCTGTCCGTGGTGCTGTCGTGGGTGCTGCTCGACGAGATCCCGACCGCATACGGGCTCGTCGGCGGCGCCGTCTGCCTGGCCGGAGTGGCGGTCTCCCGCTACCGGCCCCGACGCACGACGGCGTCCGCCGACCCGCTCGACGCGGAATCCCCGGCGGCCTAG
- a CDS encoding exodeoxyribonuclease III — protein MRIATWNVNSITARLPRVLAWLSSAQPDVVCLQELKCGDEAFPRDAITELGYDVATHGTGRWNGVAVLSRVGLTDVTRGLVGEPAYEDEIQPRALGATCGGVRVWSVYVPNGREPDHPHYAYKLHWLDALHTTVLAENAPDRPFAVLGDFNIAPTDDDVWDISVFADSTHVTEPERKALAVLRDAGLSDVVPRPLKYDHPYTYWDYRQLAFPKNRGMRIDLVYASRPFADAVTDAYVDREERKGKGASDHAPVVVDLTL, from the coding sequence ATGCGCATCGCGACCTGGAACGTCAACTCGATCACCGCCCGCCTGCCGCGCGTGCTCGCGTGGCTGAGCAGCGCACAGCCCGACGTCGTGTGCCTGCAGGAACTCAAGTGCGGCGACGAGGCGTTCCCCCGCGACGCGATCACCGAACTCGGCTACGACGTCGCCACCCACGGCACCGGGCGCTGGAACGGCGTCGCCGTGCTCTCCAGGGTCGGGCTGACCGACGTCACCCGCGGGCTCGTCGGCGAACCGGCCTACGAGGACGAGATCCAGCCCCGCGCCCTCGGCGCGACGTGTGGCGGCGTGCGCGTGTGGTCGGTCTACGTGCCCAACGGCCGCGAACCCGACCACCCGCACTACGCGTACAAGCTGCACTGGCTGGACGCCCTCCACACGACCGTGCTCGCCGAGAACGCCCCCGACCGTCCGTTCGCGGTGCTCGGCGACTTCAACATCGCGCCCACCGACGACGACGTGTGGGACATCTCGGTGTTCGCCGACTCCACCCACGTCACCGAACCCGAACGCAAGGCGCTCGCCGTGCTGCGCGACGCGGGGCTGTCGGACGTCGTGCCGCGCCCGTTGAAGTACGACCACCCGTACACCTACTGGGACTACCGGCAGCTCGCCTTTCCGAAGAACCGCGGCATGCGCATCGACCTGGTCTACGCCTCCCGCCCGTTCGCCGACGCGGTGACCGATGCCTACGTCGACCGCGAGGAACGCAAGGGCAAGGGCGCCTCCGACCACGCTCCCGTGGTCGTCGACCTCACGCTGTGA
- a CDS encoding bifunctional 3,4-dihydroxy-2-butanone-4-phosphate synthase/GTP cyclohydrolase II, giving the protein MIEPAPSLDVESIERAIEDIANGRPVIVVDDEDRENEGDLIFAAEKATPELLAFMVRYTSGYVCVSLPGEDCDRLDLPPMYHANQDRRGTAYTVTVDASEGIGTGISATDRSHTIRLLADPKSQPSDFRRPGHVVPLRAKDGGVLRRPGHTEAAVDLSRMAGLAPVGVLCEIVSQKNDGDMARRDELEVFAADHDLRLITIADLIAYRRRTEKQVERVAEARIPLAAGTFRAYGYDSLLDGIEHVAFVYGDIGDGEDILVRVHSECLTGDVFGSLRCDCGPQLQAALEAVAAEGRGVVLYVRGHEGRGIGLLHKLQAYELQDAGADTVDANLELGVPADARDYGTGAQILGDLGVRSMRLLTNNPAKRVGLEGYGLRVVGRVPLPISPNPENLRYLKTKRDRMGHELSQLEHFDEVGAAVDALGRDGRLQGDSGASTVAGEA; this is encoded by the coding sequence ATGATCGAGCCCGCGCCGTCGTTGGACGTCGAGTCCATCGAACGGGCCATCGAGGACATCGCGAACGGCCGCCCGGTGATCGTGGTGGACGACGAGGACCGCGAGAACGAGGGAGACCTGATCTTCGCGGCGGAGAAGGCGACGCCGGAGTTGCTCGCCTTCATGGTGCGCTACACGTCCGGGTACGTGTGCGTCTCGCTTCCGGGCGAGGACTGCGACCGGCTGGACCTCCCGCCCATGTACCACGCGAACCAGGACCGGCGCGGCACCGCGTACACGGTGACGGTCGACGCGTCCGAGGGCATCGGCACGGGTATCTCCGCGACCGACCGCAGCCACACGATCCGGCTGCTGGCGGACCCGAAGTCGCAGCCGTCCGACTTCCGCAGGCCCGGCCACGTCGTGCCGCTGCGGGCGAAGGACGGGGGCGTGCTGCGCAGGCCGGGCCACACCGAGGCGGCGGTGGACCTGTCGCGCATGGCCGGGCTCGCGCCCGTGGGTGTGCTGTGCGAGATCGTCTCGCAGAAGAACGACGGCGACATGGCCCGTCGTGACGAGCTCGAGGTGTTCGCGGCCGACCACGATCTGCGGCTGATCACCATCGCCGACCTGATCGCCTACCGCAGGCGCACGGAGAAGCAGGTCGAGCGTGTGGCGGAGGCCCGGATCCCGCTGGCGGCGGGCACGTTCCGCGCCTACGGGTACGACAGCCTGCTCGACGGCATCGAGCATGTCGCGTTCGTCTACGGCGACATCGGCGACGGCGAGGACATCCTGGTGCGGGTGCACTCGGAGTGCCTGACCGGCGACGTCTTCGGGTCGCTGCGCTGCGACTGCGGTCCCCAGCTGCAGGCGGCCCTGGAAGCGGTGGCCGCCGAGGGCCGGGGTGTGGTGCTCTACGTGCGCGGTCACGAGGGCCGCGGCATCGGACTGCTGCACAAGCTGCAGGCCTACGAGCTGCAGGACGCCGGAGCCGACACCGTGGACGCGAACCTGGAACTGGGTGTGCCCGCCGACGCCCGCGACTACGGAACGGGTGCGCAGATCCTGGGCGACCTCGGGGTGCGGTCGATGCGCTTGCTCACCAACAACCCGGCCAAGCGGGTCGGGCTGGAGGGCTACGGCCTGCGGGTCGTGGGCCGGGTGCCCCTGCCGATCTCACCCAACCCGGAGAACCTGCGGTACCTGAAGACGAAGCGTGACAGGATGGGACACGAATTGTCCCAATTGGAGCACTTCGACGAGGTCGGCGCCGCGGTCGACGCGCTCGGCCGGGACGGTCGGCTTCAGGGTGACAGCGGTGCGAGCACAGTGGCGGGTGAAGCATGA
- a CDS encoding riboflavin synthase yields the protein MFTGIVEELGEVTRVEPGDGVTRLVVRGPVVTGDAKHGDSIAVNGVCLTVVELSGDEFTVDVVPETLRRTSFDGVEPGRRVNLERAMAANGRFSGHIVQGHVDGTGTFLSRDHDGLTHFAYPPELSRYVVEKGSIAVDGISLTVAEVTRDEFAIALIPTTLAATTLGRNEPGDAVNLEVDVLAKYVEKLAAVHLPSAAVDNGGGEEDR from the coding sequence GTGTTCACCGGAATTGTCGAGGAGCTCGGCGAGGTCACGCGGGTGGAACCCGGTGACGGAGTCACGCGGCTCGTCGTGCGAGGGCCGGTGGTCACCGGTGATGCGAAGCACGGCGACTCGATCGCGGTCAACGGCGTGTGCCTGACCGTTGTCGAACTGTCCGGTGACGAGTTCACGGTCGACGTCGTTCCCGAGACGCTGCGGCGGACGAGCTTCGACGGCGTGGAGCCCGGACGCCGGGTGAACCTGGAGCGCGCGATGGCCGCGAACGGCCGGTTCTCGGGCCACATCGTGCAGGGGCACGTGGACGGCACCGGGACGTTCCTCTCGCGCGACCACGACGGTCTGACGCACTTCGCGTACCCGCCGGAGCTGTCGCGCTACGTCGTGGAGAAGGGGTCCATCGCCGTGGACGGTATCTCGCTCACGGTCGCCGAGGTGACGCGCGACGAGTTCGCGATCGCGCTCATCCCGACCACATTGGCCGCCACGACGCTGGGTCGCAACGAACCCGGCGACGCGGTGAATCTGGAGGTCGACGTGCTCGCGAAGTACGTCGAGAAGCTGGCCGCCGTCCACCTGCCTTCGGCAGCGGTGGACAATGGCGGGGGCGAGGAGGACAGGTGA
- a CDS encoding PH domain-containing protein: protein MADEKTTTDTVVVRPRRVVWMSGALAVVLLAVFVTVAVLLRSQDTGAIFMLSDQIAMVGVGVMMAGAAMLFATPVARADAQGVYVRNIGVSRRFTWDEVEAVSFPDGAAFARIELPDYEYYSIMAIQGVDREHAVEAVRALRRLHSAARRSDG, encoded by the coding sequence ATGGCGGACGAGAAGACCACTACCGACACCGTCGTGGTGAGGCCACGGCGCGTGGTGTGGATGTCGGGCGCGCTGGCGGTCGTGTTGCTGGCCGTCTTCGTGACGGTGGCGGTGCTGCTGCGCTCCCAGGACACCGGCGCGATCTTCATGCTCAGCGACCAGATCGCGATGGTCGGCGTGGGTGTGATGATGGCGGGCGCCGCCATGCTGTTCGCCACGCCGGTGGCGCGCGCCGACGCCCAGGGTGTGTACGTACGCAACATCGGGGTGTCCCGGCGCTTCACCTGGGACGAGGTCGAGGCGGTGAGTTTCCCCGACGGCGCGGCGTTCGCCAGGATCGAACTACCCGACTACGAGTACTACTCGATCATGGCCATCCAGGGAGTGGACCGGGAACACGCCGTGGAGGCGGTGCGTGCTCTGCGCCGCCTCCACTCGGCCGCTCGCCGCAGCGACGGCTGA
- a CDS encoding LysR family transcriptional regulator yields MLDVSRLRVLRAVVAKGSIRAAAAALDYTPSAVSQQLAALQRETGLRLVDRVGRGVEPTAAGRALAAESEALFRELSRLDGLARDLREGRTGSLSIGYFASAGAAWLPDVVAVLRREFPELRLDLRWTEVLDDPSTDLDVNVFVERRDVAPSSAVIVYPLIDDPYVVVVRRDDPLAARRSVPLAELAGRPWIDNDLSHGACREVVLAACAEVGFSPRFSVEMRDYRTAIPFVASGMGVTVLPRLALGELPSDLVARPVVEPTPVRRISVAVRSSVAGHAAVVRTVELLRAAVGAPQRSPAGLTA; encoded by the coding sequence ATGTTGGACGTGAGCCGGTTGCGCGTGCTGCGCGCCGTGGTGGCTAAGGGGTCGATCCGGGCGGCGGCCGCCGCGCTGGATTACACGCCGTCGGCCGTGAGTCAGCAGCTCGCGGCACTGCAGCGGGAGACCGGGCTCCGGCTCGTCGACAGGGTGGGCCGTGGTGTCGAGCCGACGGCTGCCGGGCGCGCGCTCGCCGCGGAGTCCGAGGCGCTGTTTCGGGAGTTGAGCCGACTCGACGGCCTCGCTCGCGATCTGCGCGAGGGTCGCACCGGGAGCCTGTCGATCGGGTACTTCGCGTCGGCGGGCGCGGCGTGGCTGCCCGACGTGGTCGCGGTCCTGCGGCGAGAGTTCCCGGAGCTGCGCCTCGATCTGCGCTGGACGGAGGTGCTCGACGACCCGTCGACCGACCTCGACGTCAACGTGTTCGTCGAGCGTCGCGACGTGGCTCCCTCGTCGGCGGTGATCGTGTACCCGCTGATCGACGACCCCTACGTCGTGGTGGTCCGGCGGGACGACCCGCTCGCCGCCCGTCGCAGCGTGCCCCTGGCCGAGCTGGCCGGACGCCCGTGGATCGACAACGACCTGTCCCACGGAGCCTGCCGGGAGGTCGTGCTGGCCGCGTGTGCCGAGGTGGGCTTCTCCCCGCGGTTCTCGGTGGAGATGCGGGATTACCGCACGGCGATCCCGTTCGTAGCCAGCGGCATGGGGGTCACGGTGCTGCCCAGGCTGGCGCTGGGCGAGTTGCCCTCGGACCTCGTCGCGAGGCCGGTCGTGGAACCGACACCGGTGCGACGCATCAGCGTGGCCGTGCGGTCCTCCGTGGCCGGGCACGCGGCGGTGGTGCGCACGGTGGAGCTGCTCCGCGCGGCGGTGGGAGCGCCGCAGCGCTCCCCGGCGGGGCTCACAGCGTGA
- the ribH gene encoding 6,7-dimethyl-8-ribityllumazine synthase — MSGEGRPDEGQELRECENLRLAIVATRWHVRITDSLLESALRTAGEVKLAEEPTVVRVAGAVELPVVAQALARNHDAVVALGVVIRGDTPHFDYVCDSVTAGLTRVSLDESTPVGNGVLTCDTEEQALARAGLPSSKEDKGREATVAALTTANVLRGLRQPWTERGFV; from the coding sequence ATGAGCGGAGAAGGGCGCCCCGACGAGGGCCAGGAACTGCGGGAGTGCGAGAACCTTCGGCTGGCGATCGTCGCCACCCGCTGGCACGTGCGGATCACGGACAGCCTGCTGGAGTCCGCGCTGCGCACGGCCGGTGAGGTGAAACTCGCCGAGGAGCCGACCGTGGTGCGGGTCGCCGGTGCCGTGGAGCTTCCGGTGGTGGCGCAGGCCCTCGCCCGCAACCACGACGCGGTCGTCGCGCTCGGCGTGGTGATCCGGGGCGACACGCCGCACTTCGACTACGTGTGCGACTCGGTGACGGCGGGGCTCACCCGCGTGTCGCTGGACGAGAGCACGCCGGTGGGCAACGGCGTGCTGACGTGCGACACCGAGGAGCAGGCCCTCGCGAGGGCGGGACTGCCGTCCTCGAAGGAGGACAAGGGACGTGAGGCGACGGTGGCCGCGCTGACCACCGCGAACGTGCTGCGCGGGCTCCGGCAACCGTGGACGGAACGAGGATTCGTGTGA